Below is a genomic region from Triticum urartu cultivar G1812 unplaced genomic scaffold, Tu2.1 TuUngrouped_contig_6132, whole genome shotgun sequence.
ATAGCTGAGGCAGGCCGACTCGAAGGTGGCCGGTGGCGGCGATTTTAGGACGGGCGGCTCGAAGTGCAGCAGAAGTGTAGATGAAGACTTGGCTTGCTGGCGAAACGATGGCGTTCGGCGATTTATGGCAGTGGAGTTGAGTGGAGACGCGGCGGGTTGTATGAGACGCCGGCGAGGCATTGACAAGACCTGCTCAGCTGTGGTGGCCGGTTTACAAAGCAATTCGGCGACTCGACGGTGGTGGTTTGAAGCAGAGGCAGAACGAGAGCGGGTTGCTCGGCCTGATGGCGATTTGAAACGGCAGGGCGCCGCGGCGGTTCAGGCAAGGCGGTTTAGCACGCCACGAGCCCGTACAGTGAGACAGACTGGTGAATCAGCAGCCAGAAGAAACACGACGGACACCGGCGACTCTGGACGACAGAGCAATTCATAGAAGGCGGCCTCGCGGCAAGGGCGGAGGCACCCACGGTGGCTCTGCGATGCGGGAGCAGCGGGAGGTGACAGGCGGCGCCGGTTTACGGCGACAGGGCAGGGGCGCCGGCGGTCTGACCATGGAGACGGGAGAGACAACTCGGGGTCACGAGCCCGGGCGGTTTAGAAGCGAAGACCGCGGCTCCAGGCAGAATGGTGGCATAGCGAGTTGGACCGGCGCGGCAGCTTTCGGCGGAGCGAGGCTGTGGCCATGACGGCCGAATGATGGATGCGGACGGACCGGGGCGGGTCAAGGCACGAGTTCATGCTGACAGAGGCGACGGCTCAGCGCAAGGCCGCGGCAGAGGCGTCTGACTCAAGGCCGGGGGCAACTCGCCATCGACTTGGCAAAAACGAACTGGGGCGGTTGACCCTGAGTCCATGCTCATACTCTCCACACTACTAGAAATCCCCATATTTCCGACGGTGAAATCTAATAGCCGACGGGCCGTCGGCCATTACTGCAATAGCCGACGGTCTTGATAGTGGCCGACAGTTATTGCACACTCACGGGTATAACTACTAATAACCGACGGTATATTAAAATACCTGACGGGGAAAACCCAACTCTCGTTTATGCAATTTAATGCTCGACGGTTCATTGTAATATCCGACGGTTTTTGCTGTACCCACGGGGATTACATGTAATACCCGACGGTGAAATTTAATAGCCAAGTGTCAAAAAAACTCTCGGCTATGAGTGCAAATGACCGACGGTCGATATGTCACTCTCGGCTATTTGATTAGATACCCGACGAGAGATAGTAATAACCGATGGTTGACTTTCACCCTCGGTGATATGTTTCGATAGACGAATGCAATAAACATGTACATGGTCGATGGTTATATTGCAAATAATTTCCATATAAGTACATTTCCCACAATTAGATTCTAGCAGTGCTATAAGTTGCATTGTTATTTACCATTAATTAATATGATGATTCAAAATTTTAGTCCCAAACAATGCGAATATGATGGTTTAAAAAATGACATgtttgaaaaatgttcacttaCAAACTATCACAGGGAGAAACCCCATTGAGGGACCAGAGGAGATCGCCGCCTGGAGTAGATGAGGCAAAGGTGCTCATCGTAGTCTTGTATATACATGTCTAGGTTGGGTCTTCACCATGTGGCACATGGCGTCTTGCCGAAGTGGAGTATGTTTTCGCTGTGGTCCAAATGGTACCAGTTGCTGGCAATCTTATTCTGAGCACGTCACTGGAATATGATTTAGTAAGCTCAATTAGTTCCTGCTCTCGAGATGCTCCGCACTCATTCCCCTGCTTTCAAGGTTTGGACACTTTTAGCCATCCAACGGGACGCACCAAACGCCCGTCGACCAGTCCGGACCACCAAAATCTGCTAAACATGAAGCAAATCTAGGGGAGCTTTGGGGGAGCCCAGACAATCCGCTTGTCTTAGTGTCGGTTTGACAACATGTCCTCACTGCCCGTGTGATTTTCTTTTAGGTCCGCCTAGCCCACGCATGGCCCACTCCTGCTGTCCGGATATGATTATGGTTGGATGACCGACTCCCTTAGCGTTGTCTGTGGACACATCCGGACATGTCCATGGACATTTGAAGCGTCTGTCTTAATGTATAGCTTTGAGTTGACCTAATCCTCTCACTCTCAGCACTAGCCGCCGCTTAGATATGTCACCGGTCATCGCCTAATGTATCAGCCCTCCTCACTTGACTTGCCTCTCTCTTCTCTGCCACTATTGTATTGGGATTTGACCCCGAATGCAAGCTCTCAAGCGCCAGGCAGCAAAAAGCCATGAGCTGGCTAAGGAAGCCCGGTTCGGTGGCCGGCAAGCCCGCATTGACACAGAAGACCGACGAGGACAAGCCGCCCGAGAGGTACCACACGCAGTTTGGCAGCGTGTTTAGTCCAATCCCATTGCTTGCAAGCACAAAACTTCTTTGACGCCGTATTGCAGCAGTGACACTCTCCTCTTGCAGCGGCGGTGGCCGGTGGTGCGTTGCTCCCGGCCTTAAGCAACGAGGCCGCTACAGATGAGGATTGTAGCAGCAGCGAAAACCACATCATCCGCGTGCAATGGCATGAGGGGTTTGAAGTAACGAAAGGGGCAATTGGTAGCACACCGATTAAGCTATTAGGCTGGAGGAAAGCGGTGTCTGGGGCCCTAGGACATGTATCAAGTGAACAAAGTGGTTGACACGTGCTTGTGATCCATCGGGTGATAAAAAAATTGTTCTTCATTTTATTTGAGTTTAAAATGTTGCAAAGTATATTTCAATATCATACGTTGAATTTACTACAttgtatttatttttattttatttttttgtgaAATTACTACATTGTATTTAAATTGATGAAATATAATTATGATCAATGTTTTGATGTACAGAAGAATATATAAGAGGAATATATTAATTTACAGAGGACTGTATAAGAAGTAAAAAAAATCAAGTCATATTTACACGCGCGTTGAAAGTTTCAACGCACACAAGCGCGAAACGAAAAATCCTAAATAGCCCACTCGGCACGAACTTGCAGTCGCTTTCATCTAACCTCCCCTTGTAGCCGTCGTGGCCTATCCTCACCTCGCCGCCATAGACCAGCCATCACCTCCCCTGCTCCCCACCGCCTAGCTTCAGATCGACTCCTTCCATCACCTCTCCACAGCAGCTATGGCCGGGGAGGCTGGAGATGTTTTGCTCCTCTCACCCCTTTCTATCATCCCGTAATGTGCAAGTGCACCCAGATCTCTCGCCAGGTTTGGCGGCGTCGTGCAACACTCATGGGCTACGACTCTAGGTCAGTGCCTCCTTTCCCTTCCCCGGATTTCCTCTCTCCTCTTACCTTGTCTCTTCTTTCTTCTCTTTCTGCAACGACAGTACGCTAGCGGTGGCGGCAGGCAATGGCGAGTGTACTGATGGTCGAGCGGCAGCGCGGGCTAATGGGTTCGGCTCTGTTCTCGTTCGCCATTTACTATACTGTACTACTCAACAAGTTAAGGTGTCCTGCAATCCCCATCTATTCTAGTTTAATTGATTTCTGATGTCAAATCTTAGATAGCTAAGATGTCAAAATTGGTACGATGCACACAACTATGCTGGAAATACTACCACAAGGGAATAGTATTAGTAGCTTCGCTTAATTTGTACACCTAGTTATTCAGGAACAAAGTAAGATGAGGAAATACGTGCATATTTAGATGATGCAAAACATTGCCATGGTTTGTGCCACACTAGACTATTTGAATCTTGGTAAGGTACCAGAAATATCTTCCCTGATAACAGAGGCCTAATGAACACAGGGTGGATTCAGACTGATGAGGCTGTCCAAGATTGCTCGGAACAAGGCGAAATTGGTGAAGCACGAAGCCCTTGTCGATGGCTTCAGTAAATCCAGTTTCAAAAACAATAAAATGAGAAACATTCAGATAAGGCTTCGTTGACAAACATATTATACTCTTCTGCAATTCAGGTTACTACACTGTGCTTGTCTGTTTGAGCTGTACAGAAATGAAGTGTTCGACTCGAGCATCAACACATAAGCCTCGCTTCATCCTTTATGGGTCAGTCTAACTTTCTGTTTCGTATGCAGTTACTATGCATACGTAGGCTCTCGTTTGTGTTGTCCTTGTAAAGTGTTTGATGAATTCCTTGCCTGTCAAAATCATATCCTTGGAACCTGAAGGTAGCTTGTGCCCCATATCCCTCTTGGCTCTCCAAATTCATGGCAGCCACATCCGTTATCTTCGAGAAATCTAGTATGATTTCATCTGCCATTTTATTGGCTTTTCCGTTAATCGGCAGCTGTGTAAAGGTACAACTACATGTTCAACAATTAGGAAAATAGTACCACAAATAACTGAATGTTGGGATGGGTAAATAGATTTTGTCTTGCGTGAATACATAGAAATACATGGAAGTATATTTAGAGGTCAAAAAGTACTAGTCTGTAGCCTTGTGGAAAAAGATGCAAAATAGTGAACCAGTTTATTTTTACTGTTTGTGTTTATATTTAAGTTTCTATTGCCCAATGCATGGTTTGGAAAGGAATGAATTACTGGTGTAACACGAGTAATTGTCGACGTACACTGAGTTCCTAAGTCCCACAGTAAGACGTGATTAGCTATATATCTCCATGCATAGATGTTTCTAGAACAATTACTTTTGTTCTCTGTAGCTTCCCTAAAAAAGTTTATTCCTTGTAGCTCAATCAAATTTCATTTACATTGCATTGTTTTTCATCTCTTTTACAACTAGTCTTGTCATTTCTTAGGGAGTGTCAAGCAATATTAGAAGCGGTCCGAGCTATTAAAATGATCATGACActgatgatgaggaggatgaCATCTATGGCAACGAGGGAGATGATAGCTGTGGCGATAAGCATTATGATAAAGTAAAGATCTGAAGTTTGTTGAAAATTTAGCTTATGCAAATTGTCTGGACCTCTCTGATACTATTTTTTTGATTCGACACTTCCTAGATGGATTGTTATTGTAAATGTAATTCATATGCAACTCATTAGGTTTGTAATACCTAGATTATGCTAAATGTTCTTTTGGTCATGTGCGGTTGTGTAATTATGAGATGTATCGGAAATGCCAATATTTTGAAATATTGTGTAATATATTGCACTTCCCTCTCAGTGAAATTAATCAGTGAGGGTTGACTAATGGCCTATGGCACAACAAACATCTTGGGTAAAAAAAATGCATACATGCACTTTAGACAGTCGGCGACTTTCTAAATTGAAGGTGCGAGCTAACCTTTCTACTAAAGGAATCCCCAAAGGGCTGTATGCACCATCAGTAATTACACTAACCGATGGTTTGGCTCTCCTCTCAGTTGTGCATAACCTTGACGGGTTGTATATACCCTTGGCTATTAAGAAAACCGACGATAAACAATAACCGTCGGATGATAAACACCTGACAGTGAACCGTCGACTATAAGCGCATTCGACCTACTGGGAGCCAGGTGTAGGCAACAACATATCCGACGGCTCACCGTCGGCTTATTACCGTGGGCAAAGATATAATATGATGGTACCGTCGGTTATTAGTATAATGGCCGACAAAGCATAGCTGACGGGAGATGGCCGACGGTGTACCGTCAGTTATAAGAGTCTCCGACGGTGAACTTAAATATCCGACGGTAATTGGACCATCGGCTAAAATGGGAAATCTAGTAGTGCCAGATCGTGGCTTCTCCCGCTCTCCCCCTTTTTATAAATCTCTTCCTGGAACCCACGCAAGTACTATGGTTGCACATGGGATCTTCACGTGGGTGGGCATCCATCAGGCGCTACGGATATTTAATTTATACGTGTGTGACCCCGATCAGCACTAAGGACACTTGATTCATCATGCACGTTTGCTAGGTTGATCGATTCGGGAGATCTTGTGAGGTCGTAAACCGCCGCTGTGCGTGACACGTGATCGCTGTCTCCAATCAACTCGAATCCGGTTTGTATTTGAAGTAGCCACGGCGACTTCCAGATTACCATAAAGTGGCAGTTTATCTCGGCAAAACTGATCCCTTGCCGGTCGTCAGCGGTTCGACGGCGCGTACGGCGCACAGCCAAAAACATCTCTTGCCAGCTTTCGACCGGCTGTTGGACGTGGCGATGCATAGATGCAACCCTAAATCTTTCTCGATCTCAATCTTGTATATACTGTTGCGGAAACCTTCTTCAATCTTTGACCGATGAAATTCATAGTTGATGTGAATTCTTCTGCGTCTGTTCTTTATCATTGGACCAATTACGATCTTCTCGAACCCTGGAAAAGATCCCTCTAAGAACTTAACACCACCGTGCCAgaccccatggtgggcgccaactgttgtggaattgtcatgtcagatgtcctagcggaaggacttagtcgtgaggccaacgcatctatgtggtagcttaagaggggttgagcggaatcgagaaacacaacacaagacgaggatttagacagcttcgggccccgggaaacatcatccggtaacaaccctacatgctgtttgaggctagatctcattatcatcacgagggagtcgccgtaaaccggctctcctctaattgtgtctagccctagagattgttgttttcttgtccatctttggggagccctgcccctccttatataagttacaggggcgggttacatgtagagtccatctcagactaagacttaaactattttgacttcccttcctgggcttcttaacgtctgccggtttaacattgtctgccggtttatgattgacttaacacctgccggtgCTACCATCTATCTTAACTCTGCCGGTTTAACACTCGCCAGTTTACCATCtgtcttagccatctgtcttgacTTTCTAtcttaactctccgccggtttaccatccaccggtttaccaagtcccagccggtttacaactccagccgggtcataccgtggggtatatccccgacacaaCTCGTCctgtgtcaagagtgcttcggaagtagagtcaggtggcaagggagcttggggatgtgctgctagctgagttgacGAACGAGTAACTCGTGCAGCTAGTGGTGCTatggaaggtgttgcaacaactagggttgtctctgcttgtttggtggcagctattggTTTCTATTTGGCTTGTTCTGCAGCTCCTGTAGCACGGGATACCCTGTTTGTAcaattttctgctggactttgaccttctattgcaccatcagtaccagcagaatctgcaggattcttcCGCTTCCCTTTCTGTGTGTCCTTAGTACTAACACCATCCCTTGTCATTATGTGttccttcctctttctctgtgccatatTAAGTtaagccgacaagaaaaatgaataacaatttagttcttcagaacaaattgatgtgtgatacagatgaactgaactttgatgttagacaaccacatgataggaggatgtaatatgtacgaaaaacaggacggcatgatataatcaGAACTATgctgtgtaaactaagcagaagacatttcactaaattagaagcaatgcaatggaaggtagacaccatatgaaagatgctacaaatatcgctctgccaagttaacagtgtctcgtcataactggcgtttaaacaaatgtgaagcaatacaagaaataaatcatatgcaagatgcaaacaacatcacactaccaagttaaagGTCTCTCATCATTAgggccattgcatattcacatcattgcatattcacagcttatgatgtgtaaactaagcagaaggcatttcaataaattagaagcaatgaaagctcgacaccatatgaaagatgcaacgaatatcactctaccaagttaaaattgtctcgtcataagtgccatttcaaaaaaattagaagtagtacaagctagaaaagaatgcgagatgtaaggaaaacacatgataccaggatggaacaTGTACGAAACAGGACGACATGGAATATTCGCAaatgtttgtgtaaactaagcagaagccatttcaacaaatagtaagcaatgcaagctagataccgtatgcaacatgcaagacaatatcacactgccaagctAGAGAAAGCACCTGGATGCCGGTTTCGCCGGAAGACCACCATCAGTCCCTGCCTTAATttttttccttcctctttcttagTTGTATTGCCTTGTCAAGTAAAACccacaagaaaaatgaataaaaattCGCTTTTTAGAACTCATTGATGCAGGATGCTGACAAGCACTACTTTAATGTAAGGCGACCGCATGATAGGACGATTGTATGTGTAAGAAAAAAGGACAACATTGCATATTGACagctatgatgtgtaaactaagcagaaggcatttcaacaaagtagaagcaatgaaagctagacaccatatggaagatgcaacgaatatcactctaccaagttaaagttgtcttgtcataagtgccatttcaacaaattagaagtagcacaagctagaaaagaatgcgagatgtaacctataccacactcccaagtcaaacatgtcttatgataagtgattgttgcaggttacacaacagtagtactttgatgtaagaacatggtgtgataaacatatattgtatgttctagaaacaggaacacgcgtcttattcacaagtataatgtgtaaagtaagcagatggaattcaacaaaattagaagcaatacaatcTAGACATCAtacaacatgcaaccacatataacaatgccaagttagagggagcacatGTGATGATGCACTAGGGaagacgtgctcatcatcaacacaactacgttgagtgtctgtgcatgtgttgtcttgcaaatcatcttgggggtggaggagtagaatctgtagaggccctccgtttggaaggagcacctttatccgctgccttgctaaattccttccgctttattgattttgaattttcaagtaaaaccaacaagaaaaagcaataaaattcactcttcagaactcattcgtgcatgatactggcgatcactactttgatgtaaggcaaacacatgataacaggatggaatatgtacgaaaaacaggacgtcatggcatattcacaactgtttgtgtaaactaagcagaagccatttcaacaaataagaagcaatgcaagctagacaccacatgaaagatgcaaccaatatgactctgccaagttaaaagcgtcccattataaatggcatttcaacaaattagaagcagcgcatgctataaatcatatgaaagatgcaactaatatcacactgcatataATTAAGGTGTCTCGTCATCTTGATTcacgtcatgttgattgatgcgggatacaaaaaaacaatagttttatgtaacgACATGCTTAATATACatatgtactatgtactaaaaacAGGAAGACATGTCACGTTAATAGGTTTAATGTATAAACTAAGCAGAATAGCAAATGCAATTTAACTAGATTGGAAGAAtaacaatctagacaccatattcaacatgcaaccacatatcatgctgccaagttagagcaagcacatgTGATGCTGGTATAGGGGAAATGCGATAATCAACTATAGAGCTacattcactatcttcatctagcctgACGATGTGGGGAGGCTGACgatgcattctttaaatgaggatcTTTTCTCACAGTAGTCCACTGgcctgactgcctcatcataagtgattgatgagggatacacaagaacattagtttgatgtaagaacatggtaagcaaatataatgtgtaagctaagcatgccatattcaaaggtataatgtgtaagctaagcagatgcaatttaaccaaattagaagcaatacaagctaaaaattcggctggagtggtgagcatgatcatcgaggacctgagagcctgatgggaggcgggctgcttcgccaccatcatggctttttagttggcttccaggtgatgcatgtctgtgttgggcttgtcactggctcgtccagtgccctgactagctatttgtcttctggtgctcccgggatggtcgttcatgtaaaaaatatatttccttatcttaataaagaccgaCTTCGTCCTTTTCAATATAAGCTAGAcgccatatgcaacatgcaaccacgtATGACACCGTGAatttaaagcaagcacctgggatggtgatTCACGGCGAGCGAGATCATCAACTCCAGGGCTATGTTTACCGTCTTCGTCTGTTGAACATCCAACCTTTAAAGCATGGAAACGTGTCTTGCCTGCCAGCGAAGCAAGaaggagcgacttctctcttctcttttctccTTCTGTCAaggcagagtctgaaatacccttgcataaaaacataATAGTGAGAGTATgagtgaagtgtgtgcagaactagtgcactgtaaaagtagtagatagcaggtggctgaaaaataaatgacaggagacatatgatagctctacaacattgcatgggaaacaaaattagattctactccgtatgattttgtaatatatgagcacaggaaatgcaggtactcctccagcacaccaccacatgtggtcctatCAAAATAACAGTCGACTAAAAATAAATAGGCCAGTCGATTTTTTATGAACcatccgatctataaggaacgggcagatggccttcctCTACCTCCCGCCAGTTATTGTTGATGATATTTCTCAAACCGCCAGCAGCCACCGGCCTAGACcactgcctccgccgccccgccctcccctcaACCTGACACcgccgccgtgcttggcagcgcccccggCCATCCATTTAATCCTGGCCGACCTCCAGATCCGGCGCTAGCAACTCCTAGgccccacacacccctaagataaacactgaggcgctgcttccccggcatAATAGGCGAACTAGCGCATGTTACACCGGGGAATGCTTCctttaattgggaatcaactgaccaggaattgaaatcTAGGGGGCCGatggacctctagctaaggtgaaatagtatatgaggagaaaccttgtgcatcacgagttactaggaacatctagttgctggggaacgcagtaatttcaaaaaaattcctacgcacacagaagatctatctaggtgatgtatagcaacgagaggggagagtgttgtacATGTACcatcatagaccgaaagcggaagcgttatgacaacacagttgatgtagtcgtacgtcttaacgattcgaccgatcctagcaccgaaggtacgacacctccgtgatctgcacacgttcagctcggtgacatcccatgatctctagatctagctgaggtcaagggagagttttgtcagcacgacatcgtgatgacggtgatgatgaagttaccgacgcagggcttcgcctaagcactacaacgataagACCGAGGTGGAAATCAGTGAAGGGgtcaccgcacacggctaaacaataaacttgtgtgttctagggtgccccctacccccgtatataaaggagcaagggggaggccggctggccctaTAGGGGtgcgccccaagtaggattcctactaggaataggaatcctattcctagtaggtttccaacaaggaagagagggggaaggaaggagagggagagagagaaggataggtggcgccgcccccttccctag
It encodes:
- the LOC125530187 gene encoding uncharacterized protein LOC125530187 isoform X2 encodes the protein MCKCTQISRQVWRRRATLMGYDSSTLAVAAGNGECTDGRAAARANGFGSVLVRHLLYCTTQQGGFRLMRLSKIARNKAKLVKHEALVDGFSYYTVLVCLSCTEMKCSTRASTHKPRFILYGECQAILEAVRAIKMIMTLMMRRMTSMATREMIAVAISIMIK
- the LOC125530187 gene encoding uncharacterized protein LOC125530187 isoform X1, coding for MCKCTQISRQVWRRRATLMGYDSSTLAVAAGNGECTDGRAAARANGFGSVLVRHLLYCTTQQVKGGFRLMRLSKIARNKAKLVKHEALVDGFSYYTVLVCLSCTEMKCSTRASTHKPRFILYGECQAILEAVRAIKMIMTLMMRRMTSMATREMIAVAISIMIK
- the LOC125530187 gene encoding uncharacterized protein LOC125530187 isoform X3, which encodes MASVLMVERQRGLMGWIQTDEAVQDCSEQGEIGYYTVLVCLSCTEMKCSTRASTHKPRFILYGECQAILEAVRAIKMIMTLMMRRMTSMATREMIAVAISIMIK